One genomic segment of Rivularia sp. PCC 7116 includes these proteins:
- a CDS encoding WD40 repeat domain-containing protein, translated as MNLNYLKEFFKFTSFIVLVTNISACSQFTGKPEINQCGTALAATNSIKKPKWNNIDIQTFVGHNDAIWFVAVNSQQNLIATASEDNTIKLWKTQTGELVRTLKGHTKGVLSVSFSRDGEHIASSSKDGLIKIWQVATGENIRTINASEKAVRSVAYTPDCKKIVNSDWANDIKIWNAETGSLVNTLTGHTEGVFAIAVSPDSKRIASVSKDKTIKIWDLATGDLLNSILGHSNSIRTVSFSPDGKIIATGSVDKTIKLWQVETGDLIKTLSDSSEYINSVAFNSDGTMLISADEDTTIKLWNVNQGKVIRTLSGSSAGVNFALFTNGDRTIISGSAAEDNKLRIWQESN; from the coding sequence TGTTCTCAATTCACAGGCAAACCAGAAATAAACCAATGTGGAACTGCATTGGCTGCAACAAATAGCATTAAAAAACCAAAGTGGAATAATATAGATATTCAGACTTTTGTAGGTCATAATGATGCTATTTGGTTTGTTGCTGTCAATTCCCAGCAAAACTTAATTGCTACGGCTAGTGAAGATAATACAATTAAACTCTGGAAGACACAAACGGGTGAATTAGTTCGCACTTTGAAGGGACATACTAAAGGGGTTTTATCTGTTAGTTTTAGCCGCGACGGTGAACATATTGCGAGTAGTAGCAAAGATGGACTTATTAAAATCTGGCAAGTCGCAACAGGAGAAAATATTCGCACTATTAATGCTAGCGAGAAAGCAGTAAGGTCTGTAGCTTATACTCCCGATTGTAAGAAAATAGTTAATAGTGATTGGGCTAATGATATTAAAATTTGGAACGCCGAAACTGGCTCATTAGTTAATACTTTAACGGGACATACTGAAGGTGTGTTTGCTATTGCCGTTAGTCCAGACAGTAAAAGAATAGCTAGCGTTAGTAAAGATAAAACTATTAAAATTTGGGATTTAGCAACGGGAGATTTGCTCAACTCAATCTTAGGACACTCTAATAGTATTAGAACCGTTAGTTTTAGTCCAGATGGCAAAATTATCGCGACTGGAAGCGTCGATAAAACTATTAAATTATGGCAAGTAGAAACAGGTGATTTAATTAAAACTTTATCCGATAGTTCTGAGTATATTAATTCAGTTGCTTTTAATTCCGACGGAACGATGTTAATTAGTGCGGATGAAGATACAACAATTAAATTGTGGAATGTCAATCAAGGTAAAGTAATTCGTACCTTATCAGGAAGTAGTGCGGGAGTAAATTTTGCTCTTTTTACAAATGGCGATCGCACTATAATTAGCGGTAGCGCTGCGGAGGATAATAAGTTGAGAATTTGGCAAGAAAGTAATTAA
- a CDS encoding WD40 repeat domain-containing protein: MPNTSPLSLVGISEPNNSVAMKKPLIEAQSQKSISRRNLLKYGGLMLGGMSLATLFVNIFKSTSDKAKFKIELIKSIQIDSAAEIWSLAISDDDKFIASGNKTSNKTGTIEFLNRQTGDIPKILGAQEKVTRALIFTPQTNKLISGDGNGNIQIWNPQKSNLERQLQGHSKSIWSLAISPDGQTLVSCSEDESVRVWNLATGEANRIIFSHDTVVYALAFSPNGKVFASAGKDKIIKIWDAKTRNLLKSLQGHQDAIRAIAISPDSRYLVSGSWDKTVKVWQLGSGELVTTFEGHTNRVVTVAISNDSETVFSGSTDNTIKVWSIKNNRLITTLSEHRGWVLALATSQQENLLFSGGKDGTIKLWEY, from the coding sequence GTGCCCAATACTTCACCATTAAGTTTAGTAGGAATTAGCGAACCAAACAATTCTGTAGCGATGAAAAAACCTTTGATAGAAGCTCAATCCCAGAAATCGATTTCGAGAAGAAATTTATTAAAATATGGTGGCTTAATGTTGGGGGGAATGTCTTTAGCAACTCTTTTTGTAAACATATTCAAATCAACATCAGACAAAGCTAAATTTAAAATTGAACTAATTAAAAGTATTCAAATTGATTCAGCAGCAGAAATATGGTCTTTAGCTATTTCTGACGATGACAAATTTATTGCTAGTGGTAATAAAACTAGCAATAAAACTGGTACGATTGAGTTTTTAAATCGTCAAACAGGAGACATCCCCAAAATATTAGGCGCGCAGGAAAAGGTAACTCGTGCTTTGATTTTTACACCTCAAACTAATAAATTAATTTCGGGAGATGGAAATGGAAATATTCAAATTTGGAATCCGCAAAAAAGCAATTTAGAACGACAATTACAGGGTCATTCCAAAAGTATTTGGTCGTTAGCTATTAGTCCCGACGGTCAAACATTAGTTAGTTGTAGTGAAGACGAAAGTGTTAGAGTTTGGAATTTGGCAACAGGTGAAGCAAATAGAATTATATTTTCTCACGATACTGTCGTTTATGCCTTAGCATTCAGTCCCAATGGAAAAGTATTTGCGAGTGCTGGTAAAGATAAAATTATCAAAATTTGGGATGCAAAAACAAGAAACCTGTTAAAATCTCTTCAAGGACATCAAGATGCGATTAGAGCAATCGCAATTAGTCCCGATAGTCGATATTTAGTCAGTGGTAGTTGGGATAAAACTGTTAAAGTTTGGCAACTAGGCAGCGGTGAGTTAGTTACAACTTTTGAAGGTCATACAAATCGAGTTGTAACTGTTGCTATTAGTAACGATTCGGAAACAGTATTTAGTGGCTCGACGGATAATACGATTAAAGTTTGGAGTATTAAAAATAATCGATTGATAACTACCCTTTCCGAACATCGTGGTTGGGTTTTAGCCTTAGCTACCAGTCAGCAAGAAAATTTATTATTTAGTGGTGGCAAAGATGGAACTATTAAACTTTGGGAATATTAA
- a CDS encoding ATP-binding protein, with amino-acid sequence MKFWQQHLTTKIASSFLLLSLFTVGVVGGVTFFNARNALRDAALKRLNVAATLKEQEIYRWLYSQREDFIFITEIPYLKSNLKTILSLEVSESEYKKSYQVLNDYLQKINTVKPNLKEFSILNRSNKIIVSTNTNRIGKYELLANVSDVEIVNSKNNFTPIFYISPETGKTAVTLYLTLRNAEGVRQGIVLASLSLERIDEIVRENAGLGESGETYLVGSLRSSKKTFISKSKTNNKEKYRYISSKGIDLAMSGISGRGEYRDYAKVPVLGDYRGLNNQGLALLVEISQQEAFAPARELANRVILIGLTAVGVLLMGVYYLSQQLSIYRRQSEDYSHQLEIKAQEAETANHSKSEFLANMSHELRTPLNAILGFAQLMKRDKFLSAQQRDFVATINRSGEHLLSLINDVLNMSKIEAGKTVLHSEVFNLHLLLQTIQEMFQLRATAKGLFLKFDLDPSLPKCIITDEGKLRQILINLLGNAIKFTENGGVSLSVNSKQFLNTSPSPPRFLHFEIKDTGKGIAAEEIDKIFDPFVQTANGVKARGGTGLGLAISRQFVRLMGGDIYPSSVLGQGSSFSFDIQISLPQTPSEECSHKKQVLKIAPSQPNYRILVVDDRLENRNLLAKLLDTVGFDTRIATNGKEAIALWQTWQPHLIWMDMRMAVMDGYQATRWIKANSLHQETVVIALTASAFEEEEPEIFAAGCDDLVRKPFREAVIFDKMHQYLGVEYIYEDDNLEIDNKSLFNLSVNITPQELSIMPPQWVSSLHQAALEVDADLVLQIIEQIPQQYQVLAQKLKQLTLEYDFDAIMEASEQ; translated from the coding sequence ATGAAATTTTGGCAGCAACATTTAACAACTAAAATTGCCAGTTCTTTTTTATTGCTATCCCTTTTCACAGTTGGTGTTGTGGGAGGGGTGACATTTTTTAATGCACGAAATGCTTTGAGAGATGCTGCTCTTAAACGTCTTAATGTTGCAGCAACGCTTAAGGAACAAGAAATTTATCGTTGGCTTTATTCCCAACGAGAAGATTTCATTTTTATCACAGAGATTCCCTATTTGAAGTCAAATTTGAAGACAATTCTTAGCTTAGAGGTATCAGAATCTGAATATAAAAAATCTTATCAAGTTTTAAATGATTATTTACAAAAAATAAATACCGTTAAACCTAATTTAAAAGAATTTTCTATTCTCAATCGCAGTAATAAAATAATTGTTTCTACTAATACAAATCGTATTGGTAAGTACGAATTATTAGCAAATGTTAGCGATGTAGAAATAGTCAACAGTAAAAATAATTTTACTCCGATTTTTTATATTTCTCCAGAAACAGGGAAAACGGCAGTTACTTTATATCTTACTTTACGCAATGCTGAGGGAGTTCGTCAGGGAATTGTTTTAGCAAGTCTTAGTTTAGAGAGAATAGATGAAATTGTTCGAGAAAATGCGGGTTTAGGTGAGAGTGGTGAAACTTATTTAGTTGGTTCTTTGAGAAGTAGTAAAAAAACATTTATTTCCAAATCAAAAACAAATAATAAAGAAAAATACCGATACATTTCTTCTAAAGGAATTGATTTAGCGATGAGCGGTATTAGCGGTAGGGGAGAATATCGTGATTACGCAAAAGTTCCCGTACTAGGAGATTATCGCGGGCTGAATAACCAAGGTTTAGCATTATTAGTAGAAATAAGTCAGCAGGAGGCATTTGCTCCAGCCCGCGAATTAGCTAATCGAGTTATCTTAATTGGTTTGACAGCGGTAGGTGTTTTATTGATGGGAGTATACTATTTATCGCAGCAGTTAAGCATTTATCGCCGACAATCGGAAGATTACAGTCACCAATTAGAAATAAAAGCCCAAGAAGCAGAAACTGCTAACCATTCTAAAAGTGAATTTCTGGCAAATATGAGCCACGAATTACGTACTCCTTTGAATGCTATTTTGGGTTTTGCCCAGTTAATGAAGCGAGATAAATTTTTGTCTGCTCAACAGCGAGATTTTGTAGCAACTATTAACCGCAGTGGCGAGCATTTACTGTCTTTAATTAATGATGTATTAAATATGTCAAAAATTGAAGCTGGAAAAACTGTTTTGCATTCAGAAGTTTTTAATTTGCATCTTTTGTTGCAGACTATCCAAGAAATGTTTCAACTGCGAGCAACTGCTAAAGGATTATTTTTAAAGTTTGATTTAGACCCTAGTTTACCAAAATGTATTATCACCGATGAAGGTAAACTTCGCCAAATTTTAATTAATCTTTTGGGTAATGCAATTAAGTTTACTGAAAACGGAGGAGTCAGTTTATCAGTTAACAGTAAACAGTTCTTAAATACTTCCCCCTCTCCCCCCAGATTTCTGCATTTCGAGATAAAAGACACGGGGAAAGGTATTGCTGCTGAAGAAATAGATAAAATTTTCGATCCGTTTGTGCAAACTGCTAATGGGGTAAAAGCGAGGGGTGGTACTGGTTTGGGACTTGCTATCAGCCGTCAATTCGTTCGTTTGATGGGGGGTGATATTTATCCTAGTAGCGTTTTAGGGCAAGGTTCGAGTTTTAGCTTTGATATTCAAATAAGCTTACCTCAAACACCATCAGAAGAATGTTCTCATAAAAAGCAAGTATTGAAAATTGCACCATCTCAACCTAATTATCGTATTCTTGTAGTTGATGACCGTTTAGAAAATCGGAATTTATTAGCCAAGCTATTAGATACAGTTGGTTTTGATACTCGTATAGCCACCAATGGAAAAGAGGCGATCGCTCTGTGGCAGACATGGCAACCGCATTTAATTTGGATGGATATGCGGATGGCTGTGATGGATGGCTATCAAGCTACAAGGTGGATAAAAGCAAATTCGCTACATCAAGAGACGGTTGTCATAGCTTTAACTGCAAGCGCTTTTGAAGAGGAAGAACCAGAAATATTTGCCGCAGGTTGTGACGATTTAGTACGCAAACCGTTTCGGGAAGCAGTAATTTTTGATAAAATGCATCAGTATTTAGGAGTAGAGTATATTTACGAAGATGATAATTTAGAAATTGATAATAAATCACTTTTTAATTTAAGTGTAAATATAACTCCACAAGAACTTAGTATAATGCCTCCGCAATGGGTGTCTTCTTTGCATCAAGCAGCTTTAGAGGTAGATGCAGATTTAGTTTTGCAGATAATTGAGCAAATTCCCCAACAATATCAAGTTTTGGCTCAGAAGTTGAAACAATTAACCCTAGAGTACGATTTTGATGCAATTATGGAAGCTAGCGAACAGTGA
- a CDS encoding ABC transporter substrate-binding protein → MALNYKYHKYLKLRNIYRKGFVKFISLILVASLTIISCSNNEVSKSTLVANSSSTQDTLNVWWDKGFNPEEDEALRQLVSNWENTTGKKINLVFYTTDSLGEKIRRSLKAGLPPDIVMSFKAESSPNSRLAWDGKLLDVSDIINSVKNRYPKAILKTVNFYNNVAKKRSYYAVPIHQGTMHIYYWRDLLAEVGRSEQDIPKEWDAFWKFWKQVQDDLRAKNQSKIYSLGFTISPEAGDTYYLFEQMLEAYDVKIVDSRGKLLIDDPKVRQGIIKVLNWYRNFYEQGYIPPAALKWLNPDNNRSILNREIVMTPNSTLSIPVAVRQDADIYKNKLGILEFPNKPSGEPMRHLTMAEQASILSESKNQKLAKEFLKYLVQTQVMKDYLTKAGGRNSPTMETVWQDSFWTNPEDPHISYATKTFTEGRIRYFHTAQNPAYSRVLDRNIWGDAIEKVLVKQISPEKAADEAIQKIKSIYAEWGNG, encoded by the coding sequence ATGGCTCTAAATTATAAGTATCATAAATATTTAAAACTACGTAACATCTATCGAAAGGGATTTGTTAAATTTATTTCGCTGATTCTTGTCGCTTCACTTACAATTATTAGTTGCAGCAACAATGAAGTTAGCAAATCTACTTTAGTTGCTAACTCCTCATCTACTCAAGATACTTTAAATGTTTGGTGGGATAAAGGTTTCAACCCCGAAGAAGATGAAGCGCTACGCCAACTTGTAAGTAATTGGGAAAATACAACTGGGAAAAAAATAAATTTAGTCTTTTATACCACCGATTCTTTAGGGGAAAAAATTCGTAGGTCATTAAAAGCTGGATTGCCACCAGATATTGTGATGAGTTTCAAGGCTGAAAGCTCTCCTAATTCTCGCTTGGCTTGGGACGGTAAGTTATTGGATGTTTCTGATATCATTAATTCTGTTAAAAACCGTTACCCAAAAGCGATTTTAAAAACGGTTAATTTTTACAACAATGTTGCAAAAAAACGTAGCTATTATGCTGTTCCAATTCATCAGGGAACAATGCATATTTACTATTGGCGAGATTTGTTAGCAGAAGTTGGACGTAGCGAACAAGATATACCAAAAGAATGGGATGCTTTTTGGAAATTTTGGAAACAAGTACAGGATGATTTACGCGCTAAAAATCAATCAAAAATTTATAGCTTGGGTTTTACAATCTCACCGGAAGCTGGGGATACTTATTACTTATTCGAGCAAATGCTAGAAGCTTACGATGTCAAAATTGTTGACTCCCGAGGAAAACTGTTAATTGACGATCCAAAAGTACGGCAGGGCATTATCAAAGTTTTAAACTGGTATCGCAACTTCTATGAGCAAGGTTATATTCCCCCCGCAGCTTTGAAATGGTTGAATCCAGATAACAATCGCAGCATATTGAATCGCGAGATAGTTATGACTCCTAACTCTACTCTTTCAATCCCCGTCGCGGTGCGTCAAGATGCCGATATTTATAAAAATAAGTTGGGTATTCTGGAATTTCCCAACAAACCAAGCGGTGAGCCTATGCGCCATTTAACAATGGCAGAGCAAGCTTCAATATTATCAGAATCAAAAAATCAGAAATTGGCTAAAGAGTTTTTGAAGTACTTAGTACAAACACAAGTCATGAAAGATTATCTCACAAAAGCAGGAGGAAGAAATTCACCAACAATGGAAACAGTTTGGCAAGATTCTTTTTGGACAAATCCAGAAGATCCTCATATTTCTTACGCTACTAAAACTTTTACTGAAGGCAGAATTCGTTATTTTCATACTGCCCAAAATCCAGCTTACAGTCGAGTTTTAGATCGAAATATCTGGGGTGACGCGATTGAAAAAGTTCTTGTCAAGCAAATTTCACCAGAAAAAGCCGCAGATGAAGCAATTCAAAAAATTAAATCAATTTATGCAGAATGGGGAAATGGGTAA
- a CDS encoding Na+/H+ antiporter, translating to MAIEAAVGETAGIEQNLKQFLLVLSVSLSVATLPQVFSWFRQIPYTLLLVIAGLGLAFVDVRLVNLSPELILAIFLPPLLFEAAWNLKWSNLKRDFFPITLYAVIGVVISIIGVALGLNQVAGLPLTTALLVGASLSATDPVSVTALFRELGVDKRLTTLMEGESLFNDGMAVVAFSFLVALPLGTAKLGVQEIILELISVIGIGLAVGGLIGFGISYLTQRFDLPLVEQSLTLVSAYGTYIIAEEFGGSGVIGVVTCGLILGNFGSRIGMNPRTRVIVSEFWEFVAFFVNSIVFLLIGDQIRFSNLADNLGIIGITIAGMVISRLVSVYALGFFSNRVANSNISLAEQTILWWGGLRGSVSIALALSVPTILGDAREDIISTVFGVVLFTLLVQGLTTKPLLKKLNLLGDQPLRQEYMKLVAHENALRRALKYLEEVDDERPRVDSEFCRYQEALIKGELKNIEEKIDVLQDEYPNLAEFARQQLQNELLAVEADTYAEFVRNGRLNQELAPLLQQVLEEN from the coding sequence ATGGCGATTGAAGCAGCGGTGGGTGAAACTGCCGGTATCGAGCAAAATCTCAAACAATTCCTTTTAGTACTGTCTGTATCTCTAAGTGTGGCGACTTTACCACAAGTTTTTAGCTGGTTTCGCCAAATACCTTATACTTTATTATTGGTAATCGCGGGTTTGGGTTTAGCCTTCGTTGATGTACGATTGGTAAATCTTTCTCCCGAGCTAATCTTAGCGATTTTCTTGCCTCCATTGTTGTTTGAGGCTGCATGGAATTTAAAGTGGTCAAATTTAAAACGAGATTTCTTTCCAATAACTCTTTATGCTGTTATCGGAGTGGTAATTTCGATTATTGGTGTAGCGCTGGGTTTAAATCAAGTTGCGGGGCTACCTTTAACTACAGCATTACTCGTTGGTGCAAGTCTTTCAGCAACAGATCCGGTTTCGGTAACTGCTTTATTTCGTGAATTGGGAGTTGACAAGCGTCTCACTACCTTAATGGAAGGGGAAAGCTTATTTAATGATGGCATGGCTGTTGTTGCTTTTAGTTTCTTGGTAGCGCTGCCGTTGGGCACGGCGAAACTGGGAGTACAAGAAATCATCTTAGAATTAATCAGCGTTATCGGCATCGGGCTTGCGGTTGGTGGCTTAATCGGCTTTGGTATCTCGTATTTAACTCAAAGATTCGATTTGCCTCTAGTAGAACAATCTTTAACCTTAGTATCGGCATACGGTACCTATATAATTGCTGAAGAATTTGGTGGCTCCGGTGTAATTGGTGTTGTAACCTGCGGTTTAATTTTAGGTAACTTTGGTTCCCGAATCGGCATGAATCCTCGTACTAGGGTAATCGTCAGCGAGTTTTGGGAATTTGTCGCTTTCTTCGTCAATTCAATCGTTTTCTTATTAATTGGCGATCAAATAAGATTTTCCAACCTTGCAGACAACCTGGGAATTATCGGCATTACAATTGCGGGCATGGTGATATCGAGATTAGTTTCCGTCTACGCTTTAGGTTTCTTCAGCAATCGCGTAGCTAATTCCAATATTAGTTTAGCGGAGCAAACAATACTTTGGTGGGGAGGTTTGCGGGGTTCGGTTTCTATTGCTCTAGCATTGAGCGTACCGACTATATTAGGTGACGCAAGAGAGGACATTATTTCTACAGTTTTTGGAGTAGTGTTATTCACTTTATTAGTACAAGGATTAACTACCAAACCTTTACTTAAAAAACTGAATTTACTTGGCGATCAACCTTTACGTCAAGAATACATGAAATTAGTAGCCCATGAAAATGCACTGCGACGAGCTCTTAAATATTTAGAAGAAGTAGACGACGAACGCCCCAGGGTTGATTCGGAATTTTGTCGCTACCAAGAAGCATTAATTAAAGGAGAACTAAAAAACATAGAAGAAAAGATTGATGTATTACAGGATGAGTATCCCAACTTAGCAGAATTTGCAAGGCAACAATTGCAAAACGAATTGCTCGCAGTAGAAGCCGATACTTATGCCGAATTTGTGCGTAACGGAAGGTTGAATCAAGAACTTGCGCCTTTGTTGCAGCAAGTTTTGGAAGAGAATTAA
- a CDS encoding glycoside hydrolase family 31 protein, whose protein sequence is MPEFIGQLPISEPAWNAISSVQSFQRFNQGIHFDCGNNFRLTLSILAANLIRVRFSATGELTPRRSWAINRSDEEWNSIDFDIEETDEQVIIETGEIKVCVQRNPCRIKCFDKAGNPFAHDTDLGIGFRKGEISNWKEITPQERFYGFGERCGLLNQRGKLLTNWTTDCLDYTMLTDEMYQAIPFFMSLRPNVGYGLFFNTTFWSQFDVGASEANTLQLKTKDTELDYYIIYGSEPATILETYTQLTGRMPLPPRWALGYHQCRWSYNSEAEVRELVSQFRKRRIPCDVVHLDIDYMQGFRVFTWNKQRFPNPKKLIEDLTQEGIKVVNIIDPGVKFDPEADYNVCDEGLEKDYFIRRADGKVFHGYVWPDRAVFPDFMRAQVREWWGNLQHNLTDVGVAGIWNDMNEPALNNQPFGDLEGIKITFPMDGLSGDGEDKTTWKETHNLYGMNMARAACEGLQKLRPRKRSFVLTRSGFAGVQRYSAVWTGDNHSKWEYLEMSLPMLCNLGLSGVGFVGADIGGFAGDATPELFARWMQVGMLYPLMRGHSMIGTKRHEPWEFGQEVEDICRKYIELRYQLLPYFYTLFWQAASKGEPILRPLVYHYPNDEKTYEIYDQVLIGDAIMAAPIYRPGVENRMVYLPEGNWYDWWSKKSYQGSQHILIDAPLEKMPLFIRAGAIIPLVSVMQYAEELPVNEMRLLVAPGKGEFTLYEDDGNTFAYREGTSCTTQYRVDIEGNNVVVEIEERTGKWTIEERKIIVEVIGKGEQEFMDNGELKKLVF, encoded by the coding sequence ATGCCTGAATTTATCGGACAACTCCCTATTTCTGAACCTGCTTGGAATGCAATATCTTCAGTCCAAAGTTTCCAACGCTTCAACCAAGGAATACATTTCGATTGCGGTAATAATTTTCGTCTGACTTTAAGTATCCTTGCAGCCAACTTGATAAGAGTCCGATTTTCTGCCACAGGGGAGTTGACACCGAGACGCTCTTGGGCTATTAATCGATCCGACGAAGAATGGAATTCTATCGATTTTGATATTGAGGAAACTGACGAACAAGTAATTATTGAAACCGGGGAAATTAAGGTTTGCGTGCAGCGAAATCCCTGTCGGATAAAGTGTTTTGATAAAGCTGGGAATCCTTTCGCTCACGATACTGATTTAGGGATTGGTTTTAGGAAAGGTGAAATTTCAAATTGGAAGGAAATTACTCCACAAGAAAGATTTTACGGTTTTGGAGAGCGTTGTGGATTATTAAATCAACGAGGTAAGCTTTTAACAAATTGGACGACGGATTGTTTGGATTACACGATGCTGACGGATGAGATGTACCAAGCGATTCCGTTTTTTATGTCTTTGCGTCCGAATGTTGGTTACGGTTTGTTTTTCAATACTACTTTCTGGAGTCAGTTTGATGTCGGTGCTAGCGAAGCAAATACTCTGCAACTAAAAACTAAGGACACCGAACTCGATTACTATATTATTTACGGTTCCGAACCTGCAACAATCCTCGAAACCTACACCCAGCTTACCGGAAGAATGCCGCTACCACCGCGCTGGGCTTTGGGTTATCATCAATGCCGTTGGAGTTATAACTCGGAAGCGGAAGTACGAGAATTAGTAAGTCAATTCCGCAAACGTCGCATTCCCTGCGATGTAGTTCACTTGGATATCGATTATATGCAGGGTTTTCGAGTATTTACTTGGAATAAGCAGCGGTTCCCTAATCCTAAAAAATTAATCGAAGATTTGACACAGGAAGGAATTAAGGTTGTTAATATTATTGACCCTGGAGTAAAATTCGACCCAGAGGCAGATTACAATGTCTGCGATGAAGGCTTGGAAAAAGATTATTTCATCCGTAGGGCAGATGGTAAAGTGTTCCACGGTTATGTTTGGCCAGATAGAGCGGTTTTTCCGGATTTTATGCGTGCCCAAGTGCGGGAATGGTGGGGAAATTTACAGCATAATCTCACAGATGTGGGTGTAGCTGGTATTTGGAACGATATGAATGAGCCAGCTTTAAATAATCAACCTTTTGGAGATTTGGAAGGAATTAAAATTACATTTCCGATGGATGGTTTATCTGGTGACGGGGAAGATAAAACCACTTGGAAAGAAACCCATAATTTATATGGAATGAATATGGCTCGTGCTGCTTGTGAAGGATTGCAAAAATTGCGTCCCCGTAAACGTTCGTTTGTATTAACTCGTTCGGGTTTTGCAGGAGTGCAGCGTTATTCGGCAGTTTGGACGGGAGATAATCATTCAAAATGGGAATATCTGGAAATGTCCTTACCGATGCTGTGTAATCTGGGATTATCCGGTGTCGGTTTTGTAGGCGCAGATATCGGTGGGTTTGCTGGAGATGCCACCCCAGAATTGTTTGCTCGCTGGATGCAGGTAGGAATGCTCTATCCATTAATGCGCGGACATTCTATGATTGGAACCAAGCGTCACGAACCTTGGGAATTCGGTCAAGAAGTAGAAGATATTTGTCGTAAATATATTGAATTAAGATATCAATTATTGCCTTATTTCTATACTTTGTTTTGGCAAGCAGCGAGTAAGGGAGAACCAATTTTAAGACCTTTAGTTTACCATTATCCCAACGATGAAAAAACCTATGAAATATACGACCAGGTATTAATAGGTGATGCAATAATGGCAGCACCAATTTATCGTCCGGGAGTAGAAAATCGCATGGTTTATTTACCGGAAGGTAATTGGTATGACTGGTGGAGCAAAAAATCATATCAAGGTTCGCAACATATTCTAATTGATGCACCTCTAGAAAAAATGCCTTTATTTATTCGTGCTGGTGCAATTATTCCTTTAGTTTCAGTTATGCAATATGCAGAAGAATTACCCGTAAATGAAATGCGGTTATTAGTTGCACCAGGAAAAGGAGAGTTTACATTATATGAAGACGACGGGAATACATTTGCCTACCGCGAAGGTACTAGTTGTACAACACAATATCGAGTTGATATAGAAGGAAATAATGTAGTAGTTGAAATTGAAGAAAGAACTGGAAAATGGACTATCGAAGAACGAAAAATAATTGTGGAGGTAATAGGTAAGGGAGAGCAAGAATTTATGGATAATGGGGAATTAAAAAAGTTGGTTTTTTAA
- a CDS encoding SDR family NAD(P)-dependent oxidoreductase, with product MNFQAFPANSAILIAAASSGIGAACAKKFAQQGVWVFAGVRNLEKGTALQQEAGDNITPVLIDVTDLATIEAAVAHISKVLKQRDATLTGLLNNAAQEYIGPFELLPLEWVRQEMEVGYFGYLSMIKAFLPLLRQSQGRIVNVSSINGRCVFPTVGSGCATKYAIEALSDALRLELVPWNIKVALIEPGAIATPLWQKSHATFEKLPSLVTPKQLNLYYPCWQQSLQKAALDTQKYYAMGIPVQKAVDVIAHALFSKKPKVRYLLGWDAKLIALARWLLPDWLFDRLAISVFDY from the coding sequence ATGAACTTTCAAGCATTTCCCGCTAATTCTGCAATTTTGATTGCCGCTGCCTCTAGTGGTATCGGAGCAGCCTGTGCTAAAAAATTCGCCCAGCAGGGAGTTTGGGTATTTGCAGGAGTTAGGAATTTAGAAAAAGGAACGGCACTACAGCAAGAAGCTGGAGATAATATTACTCCAGTGTTAATTGATGTTACTGATTTAGCAACAATTGAAGCCGCAGTTGCTCATATTAGTAAAGTTCTAAAACAACGAGATGCAACCCTGACTGGCTTATTAAATAATGCCGCTCAGGAATACATCGGACCTTTTGAACTTTTACCGTTAGAGTGGGTACGACAAGAAATGGAGGTTGGTTATTTTGGTTATCTATCCATGATTAAGGCTTTCTTACCACTTCTGAGACAATCTCAAGGTCGAATTGTCAATGTGAGCTCAATAAATGGTCGCTGTGTATTTCCAACTGTAGGAAGTGGCTGTGCAACTAAATATGCGATTGAAGCATTATCTGATGCTTTGCGGCTAGAGTTAGTTCCTTGGAATATTAAAGTAGCCTTAATTGAACCTGGAGCTATAGCTACTCCTCTATGGCAAAAGTCTCATGCAACTTTTGAGAAGTTACCTAGCCTGGTAACACCAAAGCAGCTAAATCTTTATTATCCTTGCTGGCAACAATCATTACAAAAAGCAGCTTTAGACACTCAAAAATATTATGCGATGGGCATACCCGTTCAAAAGGCTGTTGATGTAATTGCCCATGCCTTGTTCAGCAAAAAGCCTAAGGTTCGGTATTTGCTCGGTTGGGATGCCAAATTAATTGCTCTAGCCCGTTGGCTTCTCCCTGATTGGCTATTCGACCGCTTGGCGATTTCTGTATTTGATTATTAG